In Ciconia boyciana chromosome 16, ASM3463844v1, whole genome shotgun sequence, one genomic interval encodes:
- the GALK1 gene encoding galactokinase encodes MAEAVAEPGSAPLLAVARRAHGAAFGGAAVLAAWAPGRVNLIGEHTDYNGGFVLPMALQLGTVLVGSLTQDGTISILTTSAEADEPHRVQFPAPCQGSPLSPGQPRWANYIKGVIQHYRGGPVPGFSAVIASDIPLGGGLSSSAALEVATYTFLQQLCPDDGDLVAKALACQKAEHTFAGMPCGIMDQFISVMGKEGHALLIDCRSLETVLIPLTDASLAVLITNSNVRHTLTGSEYPTRRRQCEEAAAALGKASLRDATMAELEVARSQMGEEVYRRARHVISEIARTAQAAQALQDRDYKTFGRLMVESHNSLRDDYEVSCPELDELVAAALEVDGIYGSRMTGGGFGGCTVTLLEAGAAERAQHHIQEKYSGTATFYLTKPSGGAKVLPL; translated from the exons aTGGCGGAGGCGGTGGCGGAGCCCGGGTCGGCCCCGCTGCTGGCGGTCGCTCGGCGGGCGCACGGAGCAGCTTTCGGGGGGGCGGCGGTGCTGGCGGCGTGGGCCCCCGGCCGGGTCAACCTCATCGGCGAGCACACCGACTACAACGGCGGCTTCGTGCTGCCCATG gccctgcagctggggacagtGCTGGTGGGATCCCTCACACAGGACGGGACCATCTCCATCCTCACCACCTCAGCGGAGGCGGACGAGCCCCACAGGGTGCAGTTCCCGGCTCCCTGCCAAGGCAGCCCTCTGAGCCCAGGGCAGCCTCGCTGGGCCAACTACATCAAGGGCGTCATCCAGCACTACCGGG GTGGTCCCGTACCGGGCTTCAGCGCCGTGATAGCCAGTGACATCCCCCTGGGCGGGGGCCTCTCCAGCTCAGCCGCTCTGGAGGTGGCTACTTACaccttcctccagcagctctgccctg ATGATGGTGATTTGGTAGCCAAGGCGCTGGCGTGCCAGAAAGCGGAGCACACGTTTGCCGGTATGCCCTGCGGGATCATGGACCAGTTCATATCCGTGATGGGCAAGGAAGGCCATGCGCTGCTCATTGACTGCAG GTCCCTGGAGACTGTCCTCATCCCGCTGACTGATGCCAGCTTGGCTGTCCTCATTACCAACTCCAACGTGCGGCACACGCTGACGGGCAGCGAGTATCCCACGCGTAGGCGGCAGTGTGAGGAGGCAGCAGCGGCGCTCGGCAAGGCCAGCCTGCGAGATGCCACCATGGCCGAGCTGGAAG TGGCCAGGAGCCAGATGGGCGAGGAGGTGTACCGGCGGGCCAGGCACGTCATCAGCGAGATAGCACGGACAGCCCAAGCAGCGCAAGCACTGCAGGACAGGGACTACAAGACATTTGGGAGGCTGATGGTGGAGAGTCACAACTCCCTCAG GGATGACTATGAAGTGAGCTGCCCGGAGCTGGATGAGCTGGTAGCAGCAGCCCTGGAGGTTGATGGGATTTACGGCAGCAGGATGACTGGGGGAGGCTTTGGAGGCTGCACGGTGACGCTgctggaggctggggctgcagagagAGCCCAGCACCACATCCAG GAGAAATACAGCGGCACAGCCACCTTCTACCTCACCAAACCCTCTGGAGGGGCAAAGGTGCTACCCCTGTAG